In a genomic window of Halobiforma lacisalsi AJ5:
- a CDS encoding S8 family serine peptidase: MSRLPINFRPIGLRTVGRRTAPATIAFVLVLVLAVAVTLALGGAHAAAAAGPASPSPSPADGSTLENAAEPTVEAASGDATAPIDPALAEADGTVRVVVGFEPFDPETVPDDVVAARQAHATTAQEPLESYVTETDGVDLERGFWITNVAVVTVDTDRASLEDVAALENVTAVRTDDAVATVVRPNADSSGDGAATVTTDEDEDEDEDAAGLDDMRVPRLWDEFDTRGDGTTVAVLDSGVDADHPDLEIDGWKDFADDPSPKPVDYDGHGTHVTGIVGAGDGSGTHLGVAPDVELLHGAVITDCEERCVGKESRILAGIEWAIEEDADVVTMSFGWSEYRPSVIRAVENANGAGTVVVAGAGNGGEGTSISPANVYDSIAVGASATPDRIAGFSAGEEIDTDDAWGYHAPPRWPDSYVVPDVVAPGIGIESTAPGGKYDSRSGTSKAAPHVAGTVALIQSATDDDLAPAELEAALEGTARKPDGEPDEPDTRFGSGFVDALAAVDAAGDHARVSGTVADATTGDALEGATVELVAADGTTVETTTDAEGRFERYGLEPGEYEIAVEKPGYETARRSLTLEADERADLEIVPTGAGEIDVRIADAHFETGVGNATVRANGSRGEYPGTHLENGNGTYRIADVPAGESYAVDLRAEGYEDATLTVPVPESTAGKVTTVEESVTLQGDATLEVTVEREDGEPIPNATVVLERDGATFELDERTDGDGTVATPVPGTGDAYTVEAAADGFTTNAVETAPLEGGASASATVTLSESLLAVPGFGWATATVALAVATVALLARGHLGRE; encoded by the coding sequence ATGTCTCGCCTGCCGATCAATTTCCGTCCGATCGGTCTCCGTACGGTCGGACGACGGACGGCCCCAGCGACGATTGCGTTCGTCCTCGTCCTCGTTCTTGCGGTCGCAGTCACGCTCGCGCTCGGCGGCGCACACGCCGCTGCTGCGGCCGGGCCGGCGTCCCCCTCACCCTCCCCCGCCGACGGATCGACGCTCGAGAACGCCGCCGAACCGACCGTCGAGGCGGCGTCCGGCGATGCGACCGCACCGATCGATCCCGCCCTTGCAGAGGCCGACGGGACGGTGCGGGTCGTCGTCGGGTTCGAGCCGTTCGATCCCGAAACCGTTCCCGACGACGTTGTCGCGGCACGACAGGCCCACGCGACGACGGCGCAGGAACCGCTCGAGAGCTACGTAACCGAGACCGATGGCGTCGACCTCGAGCGCGGGTTCTGGATTACGAACGTCGCGGTCGTGACCGTCGACACGGACCGGGCTTCCCTCGAGGACGTGGCGGCGCTCGAGAACGTGACCGCCGTCCGGACCGATGACGCGGTTGCCACGGTCGTGCGTCCGAACGCCGACTCGAGCGGCGACGGCGCGGCGACCGTAACGACCGACGAGGACGAGGACGAGGACGAGGACGCCGCCGGCCTCGATGACATGCGGGTCCCGCGGCTCTGGGACGAGTTCGACACCCGTGGCGACGGAACGACGGTCGCCGTCCTCGACTCCGGGGTCGACGCCGATCACCCGGACCTCGAGATCGACGGCTGGAAGGACTTCGCCGACGATCCATCCCCGAAACCGGTCGACTACGACGGTCACGGGACTCACGTCACGGGTATCGTCGGCGCGGGTGACGGGAGCGGGACCCACCTGGGGGTCGCTCCGGACGTCGAACTCCTCCACGGCGCGGTCATCACGGACTGCGAGGAACGCTGTGTCGGCAAAGAGTCGCGAATTCTCGCCGGGATCGAGTGGGCGATCGAGGAGGACGCCGACGTCGTGACGATGAGCTTCGGCTGGTCGGAGTACCGCCCGAGCGTGATCCGGGCGGTCGAGAACGCCAACGGCGCGGGAACGGTCGTCGTCGCAGGTGCCGGAAACGGCGGCGAAGGGACGTCGATCTCGCCCGCGAACGTCTACGATTCGATCGCCGTCGGCGCGAGCGCGACCCCCGACCGGATCGCCGGCTTTTCGGCGGGCGAGGAGATCGACACCGACGACGCCTGGGGATATCACGCGCCACCGCGGTGGCCCGACTCCTACGTCGTCCCGGACGTCGTCGCGCCCGGCATCGGGATCGAGAGCACGGCTCCCGGCGGCAAGTACGACTCCCGCAGCGGGACCAGCAAGGCCGCGCCCCACGTCGCGGGCACGGTCGCGCTGATACAGTCCGCGACGGACGACGACCTCGCGCCCGCGGAACTCGAGGCCGCGCTCGAGGGGACGGCCCGGAAGCCGGACGGCGAACCGGACGAACCCGACACCCGGTTCGGATCGGGGTTCGTCGACGCGCTCGCGGCGGTCGACGCGGCCGGCGACCACGCCCGCGTTTCCGGGACCGTCGCGGACGCGACCACGGGCGACGCCCTCGAGGGCGCGACCGTCGAACTCGTCGCCGCGGATGGAACGACCGTCGAGACGACTACGGACGCCGAGGGGCGCTTCGAACGGTACGGCCTCGAGCCAGGCGAGTACGAGATCGCGGTCGAGAAGCCCGGATACGAGACTGCGCGGCGGTCGCTCACCCTCGAGGCCGACGAGCGGGCCGACCTCGAGATCGTTCCGACGGGCGCGGGGGAGATCGACGTGCGCATCGCGGACGCCCACTTCGAGACCGGGGTCGGGAACGCGACGGTTCGCGCGAACGGGAGTCGCGGGGAGTATCCGGGCACCCACCTCGAGAACGGCAACGGCACCTACCGGATCGCGGACGTGCCGGCGGGCGAGTCCTACGCGGTCGACCTCCGCGCGGAGGGGTACGAGGACGCGACGCTGACGGTCCCGGTTCCCGAGAGCACGGCCGGGAAGGTGACGACGGTCGAGGAATCCGTGACCCTGCAGGGCGACGCGACCCTCGAGGTGACCGTCGAACGGGAAGACGGTGAACCGATCCCGAACGCCACGGTCGTCCTCGAGCGCGACGGCGCGACGTTCGAACTCGACGAGCGGACCGACGGGGACGGCACGGTGGCGACGCCGGTCCCGGGCACGGGCGACGCCTACACCGTCGAGGCCGCCGCGGACGGGTTCACGACGAACGCCGTCGAGACCGCTCCCCTCGAGGGCGGCGCGAGTGCGTCCGCCACCGTGACGCTCTCCGAGTCATTGCTCGCGGTTCCCGGGTTCGGTTGGGCTACAGCGACGGTCGCGCTCGCGGTCGCGACGGTCGCCCTTCTGGCGAGGGGCCACCTCGGGCGGGAATAG